A region of the Pseudonocardia cypriaca genome:
ACCATCGCCCGCCTGCTGCTGGCGAAGCCGCGGGTCGTGGTGCTCGACGAGGCCACCGCCCACCTCGACTCCACCTCGGAGGCGGCGGTGCAGGAGGCGCTGGGCGAGGCACTGGCGGGCCGCACGGCGATCGTGATCGCCCACCGGCTGTCCACCATCCGCGCCGCCGACCAGATCCTCGTGCTGGAGGCCGGCCGGGTCGTCGAGCGCGGCACCCACACCGAGCTCCTCGCGCGCGACGGGCGCTACGCCGAGCTGCACCGCACGCAGTTCGACCAGCCGGACACCCAGCCCGCCATCGCGCTGGCCGGTAGCTGACCGGCACCGCCCGGCCGAGCTGAGGGGTCTCGGCCGGGCACGGCGTGTGATCACCTGTGCAGCACGCATGGCGACGTGCTGCACAGGTGATCCGCCTCCGGCAGACTCGACGGGTGGACTTCCGCTCCCCCTACCGCCACGGGTTCCTACGCGTCTCCGCCTGCACCATCCGCACCTCGATCGCCCAGCCTGCAGCCAACGCGGACGCCGTGCTGCAGCTGGCCCGGGAGTGCCATGACGACGGGGTCGGGCTCGCGGTCTTCCCGGAGCTGACGCTGTCGGGGTACTCGATCGAGGACATCCTGCTCCAGGACACGCTGCTCGACACCGTCGAGGATGCAGTGCTGCAGGTGGTGGCGGGCTCGGCCGACCTGCTCCCGGTGCTCGTCGTCGGGGCCCCGCTGCGGTACCGGCACCGCGTCTACAACACCGCGGTCGTCATCCACCGCGGGCGGGTGCTCGGGGTGGCGCCGAAGTCGTACCTGCCGACGTACCGGGAGTTCTACGAGCGGCGGCAGATGGCGCCGGGCGACGACGTGCGCGGCACGCTGCGGATCGGCGACGCGGAGGTGCCGTTCGGGCCGGACCTGTTGTTCGCGGCCGAGGACGTGCCGGGGTTCGTGCTGCACGTCGAGGTGTGCGAGGACATGTGGGTGCCGATCCCGCCCAGCGCGGAGGCCGCGCTCGCGGGGGCCACCGTGCTCGCCAACATCTCCGGCAGCCCGATCACGGTTGGCCGCGCGGAGGACCGGTGCCTGTACGCGCGGTCGGCGTCGTCGCGGTGCCTGGCGGCGTACGTGTACGCGGCGGCGGGCGAGGGCGAGTCCACCACGGACCTGTCCTGGGACGGCCAGACGATGATCTGGGAGAACGGGCTGCTGCTCGCCGACACCGAGCGGTTCCCGAAGGGGCCGCGGCGGTCGGTGGCCGACGTCGACCTCGACCTGCTGCGGGCCGAGCGTGCGCGGATGGGCACGTTCGACGACAACCGCCGCCACCACGCCGCACGCGTCGACGCGTTCCGCCGGGTGGAGTTCCGGCTGGACCCTCCGGGCGGGGACATCGGCTTCCACCGGGAGGTCGAGCGGTTCCCGTTCGTGCCGGCCGACGAGTCGCGGCTCGAGCAGGACTGCTACGAGGCGTACAGCATCCAGGTCTCCGGCCTCGAGCAGCGGATGCGGGCGATCGGCGAGCCCAAGATCGTCATCGGGGTGTCCGGCGGGCTGGACTCGACGCACGCGCTGATCGTCGCGGCGAAGGCGATGGACCGGGAGGGTCGCCCGCGCAGCGACATCCTCGGGTTCACGCTGCCCGGGTTCGCCACGGGCACCCGC
Encoded here:
- a CDS encoding NAD(+) synthase encodes the protein MDFRSPYRHGFLRVSACTIRTSIAQPAANADAVLQLARECHDDGVGLAVFPELTLSGYSIEDILLQDTLLDTVEDAVLQVVAGSADLLPVLVVGAPLRYRHRVYNTAVVIHRGRVLGVAPKSYLPTYREFYERRQMAPGDDVRGTLRIGDAEVPFGPDLLFAAEDVPGFVLHVEVCEDMWVPIPPSAEAALAGATVLANISGSPITVGRAEDRCLYARSASSRCLAAYVYAAAGEGESTTDLSWDGQTMIWENGLLLADTERFPKGPRRSVADVDLDLLRAERARMGTFDDNRRHHAARVDAFRRVEFRLDPPGGDIGFHREVERFPFVPADESRLEQDCYEAYSIQVSGLEQRMRAIGEPKIVIGVSGGLDSTHALIVAAKAMDREGRPRSDILGFTLPGFATGTRTKGNATRLAEALGITFTELDITETARLMLKNLEHPFSQGEPVYDVTFENVQAGLRTDYLFRAANQRGGIVLGTGDLSELALGWSTYGVGDQMSHYNVNGGVPKTLIQHLIRWVVSSKQFDDDVNAVLTDVLDTEITPELVPTGEDEEVQSSEAKVGPYSLQDFSLFHILRYGFRPSKIAFLAWHAWHDPQSGDWPAGFPEDERPSYSMSEIKHWLEVFAQRFYGFSQFKRSALPNGPKVAAGGSLSPRGDWRAPSDMSARIWLDEIHTEIPADWEG